The Deltaproteobacteria bacterium genome includes the window CCGGTGTTTCTTGTCCTTGTCCACGGCGATGGCGTCGATCTTGAGGAGAATCCCCTCCTTCTTCGTCATCCACATGAAGCCGCCCATCTTCGTGCCGTCCTTCCGGTGGGTCATGACAACCTTGGACTTCTTCGTGGGTATACCGTCGATCGTCTCCTCGCCAGCGTCGGTCCACTCGACCTGGTAGTCGTCCATCCCGTCCGGGGAGCTTTCCGCCGTACCGAAGGCATGCTCCATGTACATCCGCTGGTCGGGGATCAGCATCCAGGTGACCTGCCTGTCCCTCCGCATGATGGATATCTGGCTGGAGCCGCTGACCGACATCTCCATGCGGGATTTCTGGCCTGACTCGTAGACCCGGCCCTGGATCGACATCTGTTCGGTTTCCATGACCTGATCGGCCGAGTAGCTCGCTGCCGGCTTCGGAAACCCTTGGGCGTCCGCCGGTCCCGCCACCATGAGCACGCAAACCGCCGCGCCCAGCAGCACCATCTGGATCTTCATACCGTTATCTCCCCCATGCGGCTCGCTTGCCACGTTCATGCAGGGGAAGCCTAGGCGACCGCCGGGCGGCGGGAAAGGAGAGAGGGGCAAAGGTTGGTGCCCCGGCCCGGACTCGAACCGGGACGGCCGGGTTAGGGCCTGCGGATTTTAAGTCCGCTGCGTATACCAGTTTCGCCACCGGGGCATCGGGTGAGTAGTAGCCGGAATGGCGCAATTGGGGAAGGTTGCCGTCTGCGTCATCATCCGGTTAGGGTGGCCGGAACCGGAACAACACTGGCTGGCGGCCTTCTCCAAAAGGGCGCGCCGGCAATTCGCAGGAGGATTGGGTGCTGCGCAACACGCCAGATGGACTATTATTTGCCAGGATCATGCTCGTCGTGATGGTTTTCGAGTTCCTGGTGCTTTTCGACATGCGGCCCGCCACCAACGAGTTCAAGAGCATCGGGACGACCGTCTTTTTCGGCTACCTGCTCATGGCCGCGCTCGTGCAACTCATCGGGCTCCTGCTGGTGAAGGCGGGGCACTACAAGGCGGGCGGCGCCCTGCAGATCATCGCCAGCGCGGGGCATATTATCGACCTGATCGGTATCATCGGGATCTATGGCGGGCTGAAGGCCTACCGGTTCACGGAGGCCGGAGAGGCCGCTCCATCGGCGGCCTGAACACCCCGCCCCATCAGACTGCACGGGCCTGACGGTCAATCAGGGGCTCTCAGGAAATCTCCCGTCCTTCCGGCAGGAGCGCCTCGACACGGATAATGTCCCCCTGGGCGAGAAAAAACGCCCCGATGGCACCGATGGCGGCCGGGACCGCAAGCACGGCCGCCAGCAGCACGGTCAGGGCCGACTCCACCGGGCCCGGGGCGTCCGCGCCCGGTGTCGAGCGGATGAGGACATGCAGGCGGTTCGGCCGCCGGGTGACGAGCGACATCAGCGACTGCAGGAAGCAGAAGAACGAATACTCGACCGAGAAGTTGGCGAGGATTCGCACCCTGAAACCCATCTTCTCCAGCATCGCCGCGAGCGACTTTTGCGTGAAATGCACCAGATGGCGGGGCGGGTCCAGGTGCCACCACCAGCGGCCGAACAGGCCGCGCTGGAGGCGGCAGTAGTTGGGCACCTCGATCACCATCCGTCCGCCGGGCCTGAGATGCCGGGCGAGCTTGCGCACCGTGGCCCTGGGATCTGACAGGTGCTCCAGAACGTGAAACAGGGTGATGAGATCGAACCTCGCCCCCCCGAGCTGCTCGATGGCGTCCGGTCCGTGGAGCACGTCCACGCCGTACTCGGCCTTGACCAGCGCCGCCGACTGCTCGGAGAACTCTACGCCCCTCGCCTCCCAGCCGTTCTCGCGGAATGACCCGAGCATGACGCCACGCCCGCAGCCGAAGTCGAGCACCGAGGGCAGTTCGCTACTCCCCCTGCTGTTCCGGCGGGCTTCCGTCCCGATGCGGTCAAACAGCACATGGAACCGCCAGCGGCGGAAGGCATCCGACAGCCGCTGGAACACTCCCCGGTATTTCTGCTGTCTGCTACCGTAGTAGTCGCCGGGGTAGTAGTGGGCGAGCGGATGCGGCAGCGAGGCGGTATCAATGAACCGTGAACCGCACGCGCCGCAGGCGTAGAGGCGGAACCGGTCCGGGCTCGTGAGCCAGGCATCCTGCTCGCGGACTTCCGTCTCGAACCGGCCCTCGCCACCGCACACCGGGCAACGAAGGGCGGCGGTTTCAGGACCGGACGTCTGGCGTTTGGACAAGGCGGGAGTCACCGTTCAGCAGGATATTGATGCGGACTGACGTTAAATCATCCCCCGGCACCCCGCAACGGCTCGCCCGCCTCGCCGCCGTTCCGGCCGCCATCCTGGGCTGGAACATCCTCTTCTTCAGCCAGATCTGGAACGGCGCGGGTGCGTTCTGGTTCCGCGACACGGTCATCAGCTTCCTGCCGCTTCGCCTCTACCTGCGCGAGCGGCTCCTTTCCGGCGAGTGGCCCCTCTGGACACAAGCCGTGAAGGCCGGGATGCCGTTCTGGGCCGACCCGGTGAATGGTGTGCTCTACCCGCTGCATATGGTCCTCGTTGCCCTAGACGATCCCGTTCATGCCTATGGACTTCTCGTCGCCGGACATTACGCGCTCGCCCACGGCGGCTTTTACGTCTGGCTCCGGGGGCTGGGACGGAGCCGCACAGCCGCATTCATGTCCGCGCTCGCCGTCGCCCACGGCGGCGCATTCCTGCAGAAGCACGAAAACCTCCAGTTCCTCTACTGCTGGTCGTGGCTCGGCTGGTACCTGGCGACGGCAGGATTTTTCCTGAAAAACCCGTCATGGCCGAGGTTCGCCCTCTCCGCCGCCGTCATGTGGAACCTCGTCACGAGCGGCGATATCCAGACGTTCTACCTCGCCAGCATCACGGGCGTGGCTCTGGCGCTATTAAAGACCGGCGGCGACGCCGCTCTCAGGATCCGACGCGCCATCCAGACCGGCTGGGCCCCCGTGACGGCGGCGCTGCTCGCCGCGCCATGGCTCCTCACCGTGCATGAGCTTTCCGGCCGGACCCTGCGGGCCGCGCAGAACTCCTTCGAGTTCGCCGCCCAGTGGTCGTTCCACCCGTTCCGGTGGATCGAATGGCTCGCGCCGGGCGTGTTCGGCTTCACCTTCCAGGAACCGGGCTGGTGGGCGGGCGGCATCGCCCGTTCCGGCTGGCAGGGTTTTTACACGCCGTCGTCGTACTTCGGCGTGCTGCTGATCCCGCTGGCTGCACTGGGCCTGTGGCGCGGGCGGGGAGAGTTCCACGTCCGGTTCTGGGCAGCAGCGGGAGTTGCCGGGTATCTTTGGTCCTGCGGCGACTACCTGCCCTTCTACCGGATTCTCTACGACTGGCTCCCCTTCTGGAGCCAGTTCCGGTTCCCTGAACGGCTTCTCCTGTGGGTGATGCTCGGCCTTGCCGTGCTGGCGGCGCGTGGCCTTGACGAGCTTTGGCAGTGTGGCATCCCCGGCCTGTGGCTGCTCCCGGCAGTGTGTGTGGCGGTTTCCGGGCTCCTTCGCCTTGCGGGCTATTCCACGCTGAACCTCTCGCCCTGGATCAACGGCATTGCCGGAAAGGCAGCGGGCCCGGAGGCTTACAGCACCGTCACCCGTACGCTGGAATCGGCCTCCGCGGTCTGGCTCGCAGCCGCCGTCACGCTACTTCTGGCGATCCGGCTTCGACCGCCTTACGCGGCCGTCCTGCTTCTCCTTTTTACGACTGCTGAACTTTACGCTCTCAACCGGCCCCTCGCACCGGTCCGGGATTCGGCCATCTACCGGGAGAAACCGGCCCTTCTCGCCCGGCTGGAGGCGGACTTCCCCGCGCTCGCCAGCGAGACACCGGTCCCGGCCCGCATTTTCCCCAACAGCGAGAGCAGCCTCGTCCGGTGGGAGGGAAGCGAGACGGCCGATGTCTCGCGGCAGATGTGGAATCTTCTTTACGGTAACGGCGTGATGGCGACACCCTACTCCACGCCGACGGGCTACAACTCCTCGGAACTGGCCACCATGTA containing:
- a CDS encoding DUF4412 domain-containing protein, yielding MKIQMVLLGAAVCVLMVAGPADAQGFPKPAASYSADQVMETEQMSIQGRVYESGQKSRMEMSVSGSSQISIMRRDRQVTWMLIPDQRMYMEHAFGTAESSPDGMDDYQVEWTDAGEETIDGIPTKKSKVVMTHRKDGTKMGGFMWMTKKEGILLKIDAIAVDKDKKHRFRRELKNLKVGPQPDSLFEIPPGYQKMPSFPGMTGGQPGARPSAKPAEGGADPAQKRGGREKRMPPESPYSQPPASGQMPPGFENLPPEMQEMIRKQMEQAGQ
- a CDS encoding class I SAM-dependent methyltransferase, with the protein product MSKRQTSGPETAALRCPVCGGEGRFETEVREQDAWLTSPDRFRLYACGACGSRFIDTASLPHPLAHYYPGDYYGSRQQKYRGVFQRLSDAFRRWRFHVLFDRIGTEARRNSRGSSELPSVLDFGCGRGVMLGSFRENGWEARGVEFSEQSAALVKAEYGVDVLHGPDAIEQLGGARFDLITLFHVLEHLSDPRATVRKLARHLRPGGRMVIEVPNYCRLQRGLFGRWWWHLDPPRHLVHFTQKSLAAMLEKMGFRVRILANFSVEYSFFCFLQSLMSLVTRRPNRLHVLIRSTPGADAPGPVESALTVLLAAVLAVPAAIGAIGAFFLAQGDIIRVEALLPEGREIS